The Leclercia adecarboxylata region AGAAACAGGCTGAAGCCGCAGCGAAGAAAGCCCAGGAGCAGCAGAAGCAGGCCGAAGAGGCCGCGGCGAAAGCCGCAGCAGAGGCTAAAGCGAAAGCGGATGCCCAGGCAAAACAAGCCGCAGAAGCCGCCGCCGCAGCAGCGAAAAAAGCCGCTGCCGATGCGCAGAAACAGGCTGAAGCCGAAGCAGCAAAAGCCGCTGCTGACGCGAAGAAAAAGGTAGAAGCAGAGGCGGCTAAGAAAGCCGCGGCAGAAGCCCAGAAGAAAGCCGAAGCAGAAGCCGCTAAGCAGGCTGCCCAGGAAGCCGAGAAGAAAGCGGCTGCTGAAGCCGCTAAAAAAGCCGCTGCGGCAGAGAAAGCCGCGGCAGCTGAAAAGGCGGCTGCAGAAAAAGCCGCAGCTGATAAGAAAGCCGCTGCGGCAGAAAAAGCAGCCGCAGATAAAAAAGCCGCTGCAGAGAAGAAAGCCGCTGCCGATAAAGCTGCTGCTGACAAAGCCGCCGCCGCGAAAGCCGCTGCTGCGAAAAAAGCTGCAGCAGAAAAAGCGGCTGCATCGGATGTAGACGACCTGTTCGGTGATTTGAGCTCAGGTAAGAATGCGCCGAAATCGGGTGGGGCAAAAGGTAACGGTCAACCAGCAAAAGATAGCGGGACAAGTGGGGCAAACGGCGGCGCGTCCGGCGCTGATATTAGTGCCTATGCCACGCAAATTCGTAACGCAATTCAGAGCCGTCTCTATGGCGCCGATCTGTATGCTGGTAAATCCTGTGTGCTGCATATCAAGCTGGCACCAGACGGGCTGCTGCTGAATGTCACCGAAGAAGGCGGCGATCCTGCGTTATGTCAGGCAGCGCTCACTGCAGCAAAAACTGCCAGAATTCCTAAACCGCCTAGCCAGGCTGTTTATGAAAAAGTAAAAGATGCCAAACTTGATTTCAAACTGTAGCGTTTTTCCCACTAAAGTTGGCAAAACAGTCTACGTTTGAGGCTGTGAGTTGGTAGTTTTGTTTATTTGGGTTTGTTAACATTCTGCTAAATTATGCGGGTAAGGTTACCCGGATATGGGAGATATGATGAAGCAGGCATTACGTGTTGCAATGAGTTTTTTAATGCTGTGGGCAGCGGTGCTGCACGCAGAAGTGCGTATCGAAATCACCCAGGGGGTGGATTCGGCACGTCCAATTGGTGTGGTTCCGTTCCAGTGGAAAGGGCCTGGTGCCGCGCCGGAAGATGTGGGTGGCATTGTTGCTGCTGACCTGCGCAATAGCGGTAAATTCAATCCGTTAGATCGTTCTCGTCTGCCACAGCAGCCGGGCACTGCCGCAGAACTGCAACCGGCGGCATGGTCTGCGCTGGGTATTGATGCGGTAGTGGTGGGGCAGGTTACCCCTAACCCGGACGGCGGTTACACCGTGGCCTATCAGCTGGTGGATACCGGTGGCGCACCGGGTACCGTGCTGGCACAGAACAGCTATAAAGTGAACAAACAGTGGCTGCGTTATGCGGGCCATACGGCGAGTGATGAAGTCTTTGAGAAGCTGACCAGCATTAAAGGCGCATTCCGCACCCGTATCGCTTACGTTGTGCAGACCAACGGCGGCCAGTTCCCATATGAGCTGCGCGTTTCTGACTACGATGGCTACAACCAGTTCACCGTTCACCGTTCACCACAGCCGCTGATGTCCCCGGCCTGGTCACCGGACGGTTCTAAGCTGGCGTATGTGACCTTCGAAAGTGGCCGTTCAGCGCTGGTTATCCAGACGCTGTCTAACGGTGCGGTACGTCAGGTTGCCTCTTTCCCACGTCATAACGGCGCACCTGCGTTCTCGCCTGACGGTACTAAACTGGCGTTTGCCCTGTCTAAAACCGGTAGCCTGAACCTGTACGTGATGGACATCGGCTCTGGCCAGATCCGTCAGGTCACCGACGGTCGCAGCAACAACACCGAACCAACCTGGTTCCCGGACAGCCAGAACCTGGCCTTTACCTCTGACCAGGCGGGTCGTCCACAGGTTTATAAAGTCAATATTAACGGCGGTGCACCGCAGCGTATCACCTGGGAAGGTTCTCAGAACCAGGACGCAGACGTGAGCGCTGACGGTAAGTTCATGGTAATGGTTAGCTCGGCCGGTGGTCAGCAGCACATTGCTAAACAAGATCTGGGCGGGGGCGGCGTACAAGTTCTGTCGTCGACTTTCCTGGACGAAACGCCAAGTCTGGCACCTAACGGCACTATGGTTATCTACAGCTCTTCTCAGGGGATGGGATCCGTGCTGAATCTGGTTTCTACCGATGGGCGTTTCAAAGCGCGTATTCCGGCAACTGATGGACAGGTAAAATCACCTGCCTGGTCGCCGTACCTGTAATAATAATTAATTGAATAATATAGGAATCATAGAAATGCAACTGAACAAAGTGCTGAAAGGGCTGATGATCGCTCTGCCTGTTATGGCAATCGCAGCGTGTTCTTCTAACAAGAACGCCAGCAACGACCAGAGCGGCGAAGGCATGATGGGTGCCGGCACCGGTATGGACGCAAACGGCAACGGCAATATGTCTTCTGAAGAGCAAGCGCGTCTTCAGATGCAGCAGCTGCAGCAGAACAACATTGTTTACTTCGATCTGGACAAGTTCGACATCCGTTCTGACTTCGCTGCGATGCTGGATGCGCACGCTAACTTCCTGCGTAGCAACCCGTCTTACAAAGTCACCGTAGAAGGTCACGCGGACGAACGTGGTACGCCTGAGTACAACATCTCCCTGGGTGAGCGTCGTGCTAACGCCGTTAAAATGTACCTGCAGGGTAAAGGCGTTTCTGCTGACCAGATCTCCATCGTTTCTTACGGTAAAGAAAAACCTGCAGTACTGGGCCACGACGAAGCGGCTTACTCCAAAAACCGTCGTGCCGTACTGGTTTACTAAGAGAATTGCATGAGCAGTAACTTCAGACATCATCTGTTGAGTCTGTCGTTACTGGTTGGTATAGCGGCCCCCTGGGCCGCTTTTGCTCAGGCACCAATCAGTAGTGTCGGCTCAGGCTCGGTAGAAGACCGGGTCACCCAACTCGAGCGTATTTCTAATGCTCACAGCCAGCTTTTAACCCAACTTCAGCAGCAGCTCTCTGACAACCAAACCGATATTGACTCACTGCGCGGACAGATCCAGGAAAGCCAGTACCAGCTCAATCAGGTTGTGGAGCGCCAGAAGCAGATCCTGTTGCAGATTGATAGCCTGAATAACGGCGGCGCAGCAGCGCAACCGGCGACAGGGGATCAGGGTGCTGGTGCGGCGGCAACGCCTCAGGCTGATACGTCAGCCTCAACGGCTGCGCCTGTGCAGAGCGGTGATGCGAACACTGATTACAACGCGGCAATCGCCCTGGTGCAAGACAACTCGCGTCAGGACGAGGCTATGGCGGCGTTTCAGAACTTCGTCAAGAAATACCCGGATTCCACCTATCAGCCAAACGCTAACTACTGGCTGGGTCAGTTGAATTACAACAAAGGTAAAAAAGACGATGCGGCATTCTATTTTGCCTCTGTCGTTAAAAATTACCCTAAATCACCGAAAGCACCTGACGCGATGTACAAGGTCGGTGTGATCATGCAGGACAAAGGCGACACCGCGAAAGCGAAAGCCGTGTTCCAGCAGGTGGTTGCTAAATTCCCGGGTACCGAAGGTGCAAAACAGGCGCAAAAACGTCTTGCTGCGATGGGTTGATTGCCGTATGACCAGAAATCGCGTTTTTTCTGGTCTTGCCGCATAATTCATAAGCAGTTAAGTGATATTCATCAAAATTTTAGTTGCGCAGAATTCTGAAATCAGTAATATATGCCGCCGTTGCCAAGGGATATCAAACAGCCCAAAAGCAGCCAAAATAGTGGGTCGTTAGCTCAGTTGGTAGAGCAGTTGACTTTTAATCAATTGGTCGCAGGTTCGAATCCTGCACGACCCACCACTAATTAAGTGGAAAGCAGTAGGTTAGCGTGAAGGATAACGTTGCGTCAGCAACGGCCCGTAGGGCGAGGCGAAGCCGAGTCATCCTGCACGACCCACCACTTAAAGTAGTATCCAGCGTAGTATCGGGTGATTAGCTCAGCTGGGAGAGCACCTCCCTTACAAGGAGGGGGTCGGCGGTTCGATCCCGTCATCACCCACCACTCGGGTCGTTAGCTCAGTTGGTAGAGCAGTTGACTTTTAATCAATTGGTCGCAGGTTCGAATCCTGCACGACCCACCAATTTTAATATCTGACTCGGATATTAAACGTGAAGGATAACGTTGCTTTAGCAACGGCCCGAAGGGCGAGGCGAAGCCGAGTCATCCTGCACGGCCCACCAATTTTAAATTGGTACCGAGTAAAAATCTTCGAAGTCAGCACCCGAATGGGTCGTTAGCTCAGTTGGTAGAGCAGTTGACTTTTAATCAATTGGTCGCAGGTTCGAATCCTGCACGACCCACCACTTCGAAGAAAGCAGTACATCCCGCAAGGGGTCGTTAGCTCAGTTGGTAGAGCAGTTGACTTTTAATCAATTGGTCGCAGGTTCGAATCCTGCACGACCCACCAATGTAAAAAGGCGCCCTAAAGGCGCCTTTTTGCTATCTGCGATCCAGACGATTCGAACCTGCAGCAGGTTCGGGCCGAACGCAGTGAGGCAACGGAGCCGCTGGCGGCGACGGCCCGAAGGGCAAGCGAAGCGAGTCATCCTGCACGACCCACCAATGTAAAAAGGCGCCCTAAAGGCGCCTTTTTGCTATCTGCGATCCGGACGATTCGAACCTGCAGCAGGTTCGGGCCGAACGCAGTGAGGCAACGGAGCCGCTGGCGGCGACGGCCCGAAGGGCGAGCGAAGCGAGTCATCCTGCACGACCCACCAATGTAAAAAGGCGCCCTAAAGGCGCTTTTTTGCTATCTGTTATTCCTGCGCATGAAACACATGCCTGATGGCGCTGCGCTTATCAGGCCTACATTCACGTAACTCATCGATCAAATGCTACCGGCTCCCTTTTGAAGTGACTTTTCACCTTAAATTCGCTATCTTGTTTAGTATACAAAACACAATTGCCGTCACTTTGGTTATCATCGCTAAAGCATGGCAAATTTGTTAAGCCAGTAAAACGAGAAGCCAAAATGAGTGTGATGTTTGATCCTGAAGCCGCTATCTATCCCTTCCCGCCAAAACCTGTTCCGCTGAGCCTGGACGAAAAGCAGTTTTACCGTGAAAAAATTAAGCGTCTGCTCAAAGAGCGTGATGCGGTCATGGTGGCGCATTACTACACCGACCCTGAAATTCAGCAGTTGGCAGAAGAGACGGGCGGCTGCATTTCGGACTCCCTGGAGATGGCGCGCTTTGGCGCAAAACATCCTGCTTCCACGTTGCTGGTAGCCGGGGTCCGTTTTATGGGTGAGACGGCAAAAATCCTCAGTCCGGAAAAGACTATCCTGATGCCGACCCTGAATGCGGAATGCTCCCTCGATCTGGGCTGCCCGATCGATGAATTTACCGCCTTCTGCGACGCGCATCCTGACAGAACGGTAGTGGTTTACGCCAACACCTCAGCGGCGGTCAAGGCGCGTGCCGACTGGGTCGTTACCTCCAGCATTGCCGTAGAACTCATTGAGCACCTCGACAGCCTGGGCGAGAAAATTATCTGGGCACCGGACAAACACCTGGGTAACTACGTTCAGAAGCAGACCGGGGCGGATATTCTGTGCTGGCAGGGGGCCTGTATCGTGCATGACGAATTCAAAACCCAGGCGCTGGCACGCATGAAAGGTCTTTATCCGGATGCGGCTATTCTGGTCCATCCGGAATCACCGCAGGCTATCGTCGACATGGCGGATGCCGTTGGCTCTACCAGCCAGCTGATCAATGCCGCTAAAACGTTGCCGCACAGTCAGCTTATTGTGGCGACCGATCGTGGCATCTTCTACAAAATGCAGCAGGCGGTGCCTGGCAAAGAGCTGCTGGAGGCGCCAACAGCAGGTGAGGGGGCAACCTGTCGCAGCTGCGCGCACTGTCCGTGGATGGCCATGAACGGGCTGAAGGCGATTGCAGACGGGCTGGAGTCGGGTGGGTCAGCCCATGAGATCCATGTCGATGCTGCGCTGCGGGAAGGGGCCTTAATTCCGCTTAACCGCATGCTGGATTTTGCGGCTACACTACGTCCTTAAACCACGTAAACGTAACGCTCAGGGGAAAAGATGGATTTTTTTAGCACGCAAAACATTCTGGTACATATACCGATTGGCGCTGGCGGCTATGACTTGTCATGGATTGAAGCCGTAGGGACAATTGCAGGCCTGCTCTGTATCTGGCTCGCCAGTCTGGAGAAGATTGTCAATTACGCGTTTGGCCTGGTGAACGTCACGCTTTTTGCCATTATCTTCTTTCAGATCCAGCTGTATGCCAGCCTGCTGCTGCAGCTGTTCTTCTTTGCCGCCAATATCTATGGCTGGTACGCATGGTCGCGGCAGAACAGCCAGCAGGAGGCAGAATTGCAGATCCGCTGGCTGCCGTTGCCGAAGGCCATCGGCTGGCTCGCAGCCTGCGTGGTGGCGATTGGCCTGATGACGGTCTATATCGACCCGGTGTTTGCCTTCCTGACCCGCGTGGCCGTCTCGGTGATGAATGCCCTCGGCATGAACGTGACGATGCCGGAACTGCAGCCTGACGCCTTCCCGTTCTGGGATTCATGCATGATGGTGCTCTCCATTGCCGCCATGATCCTGATGACCCGTAAATATGTCGAAAACTGGCTGCTGTGGGTGATCATTAACGTCATCAGCGTGGCGATCTTCGCTCTGCAGGGGGTCTATGCCATGTCGCTGGAGTATATGATCCTTACCTTCATCGCCCTGAACGGCAGCAGGATGTGGATTAACAGCGCGCGCGAGCGAGGCTCTCACGCGTTGTCGCGCTAGTGGTGGTGATGATGTGTATGGCCGGGCTCAATCTCGTTGAGATGGCAATCCGGTCCATTACAGGGGGTGTATTCCATCTGGATGGTGCTGTGCGCAATGGCGTAATGGTGCTCCAGGAAGTGCTGAATACGCCCCAGTAACGCATCGTGATCGTGGGGAGGGATCACCTGGACGTGCAGCGTCATCAGGGGTTTTTCGCCCACCATCCAGACATGAATATGATGAACATCGCGCACTTCCGGAATGGAGCGCGTTAAGTTTCGCTTCAGCGCCGGAATATCCAGCGTGGCCGGCGCGCCTTCCAGTAGCTCATTCACACTCTCGTGCAACAGACGCCAGGCGCTGCGTAGCACCAGACACGAAACCAGAATCGAGAGTATCGGGTCGACCGGCGTCCAGCCTGTCCAGAGGATCACCAGCGCCGCGACGATGGCACCTACCGAGCCCAGCAGATCCCCCAGCACATGTAGCGCAGCGGCGCGGACGTTGAGGTTTTTCTCTTCGCTACCGCGATGCAAAAGCCAGAAGGCCAGAATATTGGCCACAAGCCCGGCGACGGCAACCACCATCATGGTGACACCCGCGACAGGCTGCGGATAGCGGAAGCGCTGAATGGCTTCCCAGACAATCAGGACAGTGATCAACACCAGTGCAAGAGCATTGACGAAGGCGGCGAGAGTGGTGAGACGCAGCCAGCCAAAGGTGCGTCCACTGCTGGGAGGGCGTCGGGCAAACACCACCGCGAGCAGGGCAAAGAGCAGGGCCGCCGCATCCGTCAGCATATGGCCCGCGTCGGCCAGCAGCGCCAGCGAGCCTGAAATCAGCCCGCCTGTAACTTCGATGACCATAAAGGTCGCGGTGACGCCAAACGCCAGCATTAAGCGTTTAGCATTTTGATCCTGAGAAGAAGGGGCGTGTGAATGGGTGTGCGCCATTAATAATTTCCCGGTTAATTATTATTTTAAGTGTAGAGTTTTTAACATTTTGCACAAAAAATAAAGGAGAGCCTGAGCTCTCCTTCATCATAACCGCGTTACGGTGAATTACTGGGTAGTACCGTCGGTTTTACGTTCTTCCATGGTACGTTCATTATCGACTTTACCGCTTTGCTCCGGGCACTTACCGTCTTTACACATAGAGTTTTTATGCTGCTCGTCCTTGCTCATGCCAGAGCCATTCATCTTGCTCGGGTCATCGTTACCCATTACGGAGTTAGTACCGCCCGTGGTTGAGCTATTGCCGGTACCGTTGGTCACCCCGGTGCTGCTGGAATTGGTCCCGTCCGGGTTCAGCATGGTGCCGCCTGTACCCGTTGTGCCGGTAGTGCCTGATCCGGTATTGATCTGGCTGTTGCCGGTATTATTTGGTGCAATATTTTGACGTGCATCAGGTGCAACTGCCCCTGCATCAGCGGCGGCATTCGCCTGGCCGTTATTGCTGTCAGAGCCCGCGGCGGAATCAGCGGCCAGCGCAGCACCACTTGCCATGGTAAGGGAAGCGGTCAGGAAAAGGGTTGCGAGTTTAGTCATTTTCATCATGCTGCTCCTGTTCTGGTCGTTATGTTCTGGATAACTTCTTTCCACAGTGCATATGCGAAATCGATATACCGCTCAGTGGTTAAAGATGCCATGATCCCTACTTAGGTCAGTATGGAATCGCGATAAAATAAATAATTGCAGTGCATACAGTTAAAAAGTTTAGGGTGTATCTCGTTTTTCGCTACTTTGTGGCGTTTTTTAAGCGAATTCCAGGATTTATCTGTGCGTAGTGTAAAAGCGAGTTTACACTTCCTGACTGACAAGATAGATTGGAGGGATTGCATTCATTTATAAAAGTATGGCAACGCTGGAACGAACATGAATTATCAGAATGACGATTTACGTATTAAAGAGATCAACGAGTTATTACCTCCTGTAGCACTCCTTGAGAAGTTTCCTGCCACTGAAAACGCCGCCAACACCGTTTCTCATGCCCGTAAAGCGATCCACAAGATCCTGAAAGGCAATGACGATCGTCTTCTGGTGGTTATCGGTCCATGTTCCATTCACGATCCTGCGGCGGCGAAAGAGTATGCGGCACGTCTGCTGACGCTGCGTGAAGCGCTGAAGGATGAGCTGGAAATCGTCATGCGCGTCTATTTTGAGAAGCCGCGCACCACAGTGGGCTGGAAAGGGCTGATCAACGATCCGCATATGGATGGCAGCTTCCAGATCAACGACGGCCTGCGCATCGCCCGTAAGCTGCTGCTGGACATCAACGACAGCGGCCTGCCGGCAGCAGGTGAATTCCTCGACATGATCACTCCACAGTACCTTGCAGACCTGATGAGCTGGGGCGCCATTGGTGCGCGTACGACCGAATCTCAGGTTCACCGCGAGCTGGCGTCAGGGCTCTCCTGCCCGGTTGGCTTCAAAAACGGCACCGATGGCACCATCAAAGTGGCTATCGACGCCATCAACGCTGCCGGCGCGCCGCACTGCTTCCTCTCCGTCACCAAGTGGGGCCACTCCGCAATTGTGAATACCAGCGGGAATGGCGACTGCCATATCATTCTGCGTGGCGGTAAAGAACCTAACTACAGCGCGGCACACGTGGCCGAAGTGAAATCGGGCCTGGAAAAAGCCGGTCTGGCGGCGCAGGTGATGATTGACTTCAGCCACGCCAACTCCAGCAAGCAGTTCAAAAAGCAGATGGATGTCGGCACCGACGTCTGCCAGCAGATTGCTGGTGGTGAAAAGGCGATTATTGGGGTGATGATTG contains the following coding sequences:
- the tolA gene encoding cell envelope integrity protein TolA, which translates into the protein MSKATEQNDKLKRAIIISAVLHVILFAALIWSSFDEHLDAAAGGGGGSSIDAVMVDPGAVVQNYNRQQQQQASAKRAEEQREKQAQQQAEELREKQAAEQERLKQLEKERLQAQEAAKEQAEQQKQAEAAAKKAQEQQKQAEEAAAKAAAEAKAKADAQAKQAAEAAAAAAKKAAADAQKQAEAEAAKAAADAKKKVEAEAAKKAAAEAQKKAEAEAAKQAAQEAEKKAAAEAAKKAAAAEKAAAAEKAAAEKAAADKKAAAAEKAAADKKAAAEKKAAADKAAADKAAAAKAAAAKKAAAEKAAASDVDDLFGDLSSGKNAPKSGGAKGNGQPAKDSGTSGANGGASGADISAYATQIRNAIQSRLYGADLYAGKSCVLHIKLAPDGLLLNVTEEGGDPALCQAALTAAKTARIPKPPSQAVYEKVKDAKLDFKL
- the tolB gene encoding Tol-Pal system beta propeller repeat protein TolB, whose protein sequence is MKQALRVAMSFLMLWAAVLHAEVRIEITQGVDSARPIGVVPFQWKGPGAAPEDVGGIVAADLRNSGKFNPLDRSRLPQQPGTAAELQPAAWSALGIDAVVVGQVTPNPDGGYTVAYQLVDTGGAPGTVLAQNSYKVNKQWLRYAGHTASDEVFEKLTSIKGAFRTRIAYVVQTNGGQFPYELRVSDYDGYNQFTVHRSPQPLMSPAWSPDGSKLAYVTFESGRSALVIQTLSNGAVRQVASFPRHNGAPAFSPDGTKLAFALSKTGSLNLYVMDIGSGQIRQVTDGRSNNTEPTWFPDSQNLAFTSDQAGRPQVYKVNINGGAPQRITWEGSQNQDADVSADGKFMVMVSSAGGQQHIAKQDLGGGGVQVLSSTFLDETPSLAPNGTMVIYSSSQGMGSVLNLVSTDGRFKARIPATDGQVKSPAWSPYL
- the pal gene encoding peptidoglycan-associated lipoprotein Pal gives rise to the protein MQLNKVLKGLMIALPVMAIAACSSNKNASNDQSGEGMMGAGTGMDANGNGNMSSEEQARLQMQQLQQNNIVYFDLDKFDIRSDFAAMLDAHANFLRSNPSYKVTVEGHADERGTPEYNISLGERRANAVKMYLQGKGVSADQISIVSYGKEKPAVLGHDEAAYSKNRRAVLVY
- the cpoB gene encoding cell division protein CpoB — translated: MSSNFRHHLLSLSLLVGIAAPWAAFAQAPISSVGSGSVEDRVTQLERISNAHSQLLTQLQQQLSDNQTDIDSLRGQIQESQYQLNQVVERQKQILLQIDSLNNGGAAAQPATGDQGAGAAATPQADTSASTAAPVQSGDANTDYNAAIALVQDNSRQDEAMAAFQNFVKKYPDSTYQPNANYWLGQLNYNKGKKDDAAFYFASVVKNYPKSPKAPDAMYKVGVIMQDKGDTAKAKAVFQQVVAKFPGTEGAKQAQKRLAAMG
- the nadA gene encoding quinolinate synthase NadA; the encoded protein is MSVMFDPEAAIYPFPPKPVPLSLDEKQFYREKIKRLLKERDAVMVAHYYTDPEIQQLAEETGGCISDSLEMARFGAKHPASTLLVAGVRFMGETAKILSPEKTILMPTLNAECSLDLGCPIDEFTAFCDAHPDRTVVVYANTSAAVKARADWVVTSSIAVELIEHLDSLGEKIIWAPDKHLGNYVQKQTGADILCWQGACIVHDEFKTQALARMKGLYPDAAILVHPESPQAIVDMADAVGSTSQLINAAKTLPHSQLIVATDRGIFYKMQQAVPGKELLEAPTAGEGATCRSCAHCPWMAMNGLKAIADGLESGGSAHEIHVDAALREGALIPLNRMLDFAATLRP
- the pnuC gene encoding nicotinamide riboside transporter PnuC: MDFFSTQNILVHIPIGAGGYDLSWIEAVGTIAGLLCIWLASLEKIVNYAFGLVNVTLFAIIFFQIQLYASLLLQLFFFAANIYGWYAWSRQNSQQEAELQIRWLPLPKAIGWLAACVVAIGLMTVYIDPVFAFLTRVAVSVMNALGMNVTMPELQPDAFPFWDSCMMVLSIAAMILMTRKYVENWLLWVIINVISVAIFALQGVYAMSLEYMILTFIALNGSRMWINSARERGSHALSR
- the zitB gene encoding CDF family zinc transporter ZitB, whose amino-acid sequence is MAHTHSHAPSSQDQNAKRLMLAFGVTATFMVIEVTGGLISGSLALLADAGHMLTDAAALLFALLAVVFARRPPSSGRTFGWLRLTTLAAFVNALALVLITVLIVWEAIQRFRYPQPVAGVTMMVVAVAGLVANILAFWLLHRGSEEKNLNVRAAALHVLGDLLGSVGAIVAALVILWTGWTPVDPILSILVSCLVLRSAWRLLHESVNELLEGAPATLDIPALKRNLTRSIPEVRDVHHIHVWMVGEKPLMTLHVQVIPPHDHDALLGRIQHFLEHHYAIAHSTIQMEYTPCNGPDCHLNEIEPGHTHHHHH
- a CDS encoding YbgS-like family protein, with the translated sequence MKMTKLATLFLTASLTMASGAALAADSAAGSDSNNGQANAAADAGAVAPDARQNIAPNNTGNSQINTGSGTTGTTGTGGTMLNPDGTNSSSTGVTNGTGNSSTTGGTNSVMGNDDPSKMNGSGMSKDEQHKNSMCKDGKCPEQSGKVDNERTMEERKTDGTTQ
- the aroG gene encoding 3-deoxy-7-phosphoheptulonate synthase AroG; this translates as MNYQNDDLRIKEINELLPPVALLEKFPATENAANTVSHARKAIHKILKGNDDRLLVVIGPCSIHDPAAAKEYAARLLTLREALKDELEIVMRVYFEKPRTTVGWKGLINDPHMDGSFQINDGLRIARKLLLDINDSGLPAAGEFLDMITPQYLADLMSWGAIGARTTESQVHRELASGLSCPVGFKNGTDGTIKVAIDAINAAGAPHCFLSVTKWGHSAIVNTSGNGDCHIILRGGKEPNYSAAHVAEVKSGLEKAGLAAQVMIDFSHANSSKQFKKQMDVGTDVCQQIAGGEKAIIGVMIESHLVEGNQNLEGSEPLVYGKSVTDACIGWDDTETVLRQLANAVKARRG